Proteins co-encoded in one Setaria viridis chromosome 9, Setaria_viridis_v4.0, whole genome shotgun sequence genomic window:
- the LOC117835285 gene encoding putative disease resistance protein At3g14460 — MDISSYLAIGGWFIQVIFDKYLSYKLQRWAVNCGIDHELDRLRVALLRTQSVLHGTELAPTLSHSSLPWMRELRDCMYHAEDLLDKLEYNRLHHEMEESSANGSSSSPISTFMHSRFRNQGAPASSPEPCWDRSTKVKNEMVNLLERIEQVASGVSEALSLPRSIRSNNCNTMTSSIIHGKIIGRDFKSQQLVTALTSSQDENPVSVVSIVGVGGIGKTALAQHVYNDTRITENFNVRMWISVTYLFDELRITKEMLESASSSRFRHDGTTNFNRLQVALTARLASKRFLLVLDDVWNNDNITIAIEQENWQKLLAPLKGGAKGSKILLTTRSRMVAEMLQSSYIICLEALLVNDCWSLIKSCMFDETSHNINSQLENIGRKIAETLSGLPIAAKVVARHLKCKHSVDEWKQVLQRNAVWEEIMPILRTSYDNLPPHLKQCFAYCSIFPRGWEFEAEQLILQWIAQGFVHPDGCRRMEDIGKEYINDLCNKSFAIQKKEFVSYYVMPPVIYELAKAVATEECFRIGDDEWTRIPSSVRHLSVHLDSLSALDDTIPYTNLRTLIFLTSNTVAPIKASIPQVVLDNVKSLRVLDLSPCMMDRLPDSIRQCVHLRYLNISSTTITTLPEFLCKLYHLQVLNLSGCRLGKLPSRMNNLVNLRHLTAANQIVSSITDIGRLKCLQRLPIFKVTREQTQSIVQLGYLLELQGSLQIRNLENINTPDDAKEAMLCKKGQLSVLQLMWAPDRDEVNTNREEDVLEALQPHENLKRLDIMGWMGVKSPSWLENEWLGNLEHIFLSGCNAWEQLPPLGQLTSVRTIWLQRLKMLRQIGPEAYGSSSQQEPFQSLEELVLDDMPELNEWLWSGHTMMNLHNVVIKDCKKLKALPPVPPNLTEITTAKKGYWMPYHHDVKLAHATTARSSVSSLCIFNCPLLLASLSSPTTSEITASFGLLRSIITDQMTILRSPLLRERLELIESLDIQDCSEITSFTAHDNDVLLQLKSLQSLCISGCNTLQSLPSTLSRIQSLYKLVLWNCPALESLPEEPLPLSIRKIEVALCHPHLKERLIKEYGVDWPKIAHIPWIEIDGEILQQKLQIGT; from the coding sequence ATGGACATCTCCAGCTACCTGGCTATAGGTGGCTGGTTCATCCAGGTTATCTTCGACAAGTATCTTTCCTACAAGCTCCAGAGGTGGGCAGTCAACTGTGGCATCGACCATGAGCTAGACAGGCTTCGTGTTGCTTTGCTTCGCACACAGTCAGTTCTCCATGGAACTGAGCTGGCGCCCACACTCTCCCACAGCTCTCTTCCATGGATGCGGGAGCTCCGAGATTGCATGTATCATGCAGAAGATCTCCTAGACAAGCTTGAGTACAACCGCCTCCACCATGAAATGGAAGAATCAAGTGCAAATGGGAGCAGCAGTAGCCCAATCAGCACCTTCATGCATTCCCGGTTTCGCAACCAAGGTGCCCCAGCTTCTAGCCCGGAGCCATGTTGGGATAGATCAACCAAGGTAAAGAATGAGATGGTAAATCTATTGGAGCGTATTGAGCAGGTTGCAAGTGGAGTTAGTGAAGCACTCAGCCTACCCAGGAGCATCAGGAGCAACAATTGCAACACCATGACTAGCTCAATAATCCATGGGAAAATCATTGGGCGGGACTTCAAATCCCAACAGTTGGTAACCGCTCTAACAAGCTCTCAGGATGAGAATCCAGTCTCTGTTGTCTCTATTGTTGGGGTAGGTGGCATAGGCAAGACTGCTCTAGCACAGCATGTGTACAACGACACTAGAATAACTGAGAACTTTAATGTGAGAATGTGGATCTCTGTTACTTATCTCTTTGACGAGTTGAGGATCACAAAAGAAATGCTGGAGTCAGCTTCCAGCAGTCGGTTTAGGCATGATGGCACAACAAATTTCAATAGACTTCAAGTGGCGCTGACGGCAAGGCTTGCTTCAAAACGGTTCCTCCTTGTCTTAGATGATGTTTGGAACAATGACAACATTACAATAGCAATAGAACAAGAGAACTGGCAGAAGCTGCTAGCCCCCCTAAAGGGTGGAGCAAAGGGGAGCAAGATACTTCTGACAACTCGGTCACGTATGGTGGCTGAGATGTTGCAATCGTCCTATATAATTTGTTTGGAGGCCTTGCTAGTTAATGACTGTTGGTCCCTGATAAAGTCTTGTATGTTTGATGAGACAAGCCACAACATCAACTCACAATTGGAGAACATCGGAAGGAAAATCGCTGAGACACTCAGTGGTCTTCCTATTGCTGCAAAGGTTGTAGCTAGACACCTGAAATGTAAACACAGTGTAGATGAGTGGAAACAGGTCTTGCAGAGAAATGCAGTATGGGAGGAAATCATGCCAATTCTAAGGACAAGTTATGACAATCTGCCACCACACCTAAAACAGTGCTTTGCATATTGCAGCATCTTCCCCAGGGGCTGGGAATTTGAAGCTGAGCAGCTGATTCTCCAGTGGATAGCACAAGGTTTTGTACACCCAGATGGTTGCAGGAGAATGGAGGACATTGGGAAGGAATACATAAATGATCTGTGCAATAAGTCCTTCGCAATTCAGAAGAAAGAATTTGTCAGCTATTATGTGATGCCTCCTGTAATTTATGAGCTTGCAAAAGCAGTTGCAACAGAAGAATGCTTCAGAATAGGAGATGATGAATGGACAAGAATCCCATCATCAGTACGCCATCTGTCAGTGCATCTAGATAGCCTTTCAGCACTTGATGACACAATCCCATACACGAACCTGCGCACTCTCATTTTCCTCACTAGCAATACAGTGGCTCCAATCAAAGCTTCCATCCCTCAAGTAGTTCTAGATAATGTAAAAAGCCTCCGAGTATTGGATTTATCACCATGCATGATGGACAGACTTCCTGATAGCATACGGCAATGTGTGCATCTCCGGTACCTAAATATCTCATCAACTACCATCACCACACTACCAGAATTCTTGTGCAAACTCTACCACCTGCAGGTTCTGAATTTATCAGGTTGCAGGCTTGGAAAATTGCCTTCCAGAATGAACAACTTGGTTAATCTAAGACATCTCACAGCAGCTAATCAGATTGTTTCCTCCATAACAGACATTGGCAGGTTGAAATGCCTTCAGAGGTTGCCAATTTTTAAGGTTACCAGAGAGCAAACACAAAGCATAGTTCAGCTTGGGTATCTACTAGAGCTCCAAGGATCCCTGCAGATCAGAAACCTTGAGAATATCAATACACCTGATGACGCAAAAGAAGCCATGCTGTGTAAGAAAGGCCAACTATCTGTGCTGCAGCTAATGTGGGCGCCTGATCGAGATGAGGTAAATACAAATAGGGAAGAGGATGTGCTAGAAGCCCTCCAGCCACACGAAAATCTAAAGAGACTTGACATCATGGGTTGGATGGGAGTCAAATCCCCTAGTTGGCTTGAGAACGAATGGCTTGGTAATCTTGAGCATATTTTCCTAAGTGGCTGCAATGCATGGGAGCAGCTTCCACCACTTGGTCAACTTACTTCCGTCAGAACAATCTGGTTGCAGCGTTTGAAAATGCTGAGGCAGATAGGCCCAGAGGCATATGGCAGTAGCAGCCAACAGGAGCCTTTCCAGTCGCTGGAGGAGCTGGTGCTTGATGACATGCCAGAACTCAATGAGTGGTTATGGAGTGGCCATACGATGATGAATCTACACAATGTTGTGATTAAGGATTGCAAAAAGCTCAAAGCACTGCCTCCAGTACCTCCTAATCTTACAGAGATAACAACTGCAAAAAAAGGGTACTGGATGCCATACCACCATGATGTAAAGTTGGCACATGCAACCACTGCTAGATCCAGTGTCTCATCCCTTTGCATATTCAACTGCCCCTTGTTACTTGCAAGTTTATCCTCACCAACAACCAGTGAAATCACTGCAAGCTTTGGGTTACTTAGAAGCATTATCACTGATCAAATGACAATACTAAGGTCTCCTCTTTTAAGAGAAAGGCTTGAGCTCATTGAGAGCCTAGATATCCAAGATTGCTCAGAAATCACCTCCTTCACTGCACACGATAACGATGTTCTCCTACAGCTAAAGTCACTCCAGAGCTTATGTATAAGTGGTTGCAATACTCTGCAATCACTTCCTTCAACCCTGTCCAGAATACAGTCACTGTATAAGTTGGTCTTATGGAACTGCCCTGCATTGGAATCACTGCCAGAGGAACCTCTGCCACTATCCATTAGGAAGATTGAAGTTGCACTCTGTCACCCACATCTCAAGGAGAGACTGATAAAAGAATATGGCGTTGACTGGCCGAAGATTGCACACATCCCTTGGATCGAAATAGATGGTGAAATTCTGCAGCAGAAATTGCAAATAGGAACATAG
- the LOC117837207 gene encoding uncharacterized protein codes for MPAPPAPAPPSASWRSAAWRRHASPAAAASSSSTPKSLLLILPVLLLLLFALSRAPDLTFSSTSTSADAADSSSSSVEEQLLGLPHSFPLHGRPFDCYASPQASPIVANLVEGVPHPFFYSLADMGALPDHPHKNIARLLKGKRFRKPDISETIQELLAGEVGRGGPSSGVVVDVGANVGMASFAAAVMGFRVVAFEPVFENLQRICDGVYLNRVQDRLVVYHAAASDRLGNITMHKVIGRLDNSAISATGAKLAFKSNEGIAVVVSTIPLDEVIPDTERVLMIKIDVQGWEYHVLRGASKLLSRTRDEAPYLIYEEDERLLQASNTSTQEIRAFLSSVGYNDCTRRGTDAHCTKE; via the exons atgccggcgccgcccgccccggcgccgcccagcGCGTCGTGGCGCTCCGCTGCGTGGCGCCGGCACGccagccccgcggcggcggcgtcctcctcctccactcccaAATCCCTCCTGCTTATCCTCCCggtcctgctgctcctcctcttcgCGCTCTCCAGAGCCCCGGATCTCACCTTCTCcagcacctccacctccgccgacgccgccgactcctcctcctcctccgttgaGGAGCAGCTACTGGGATTACCGCACTCCTTCCCCCTCCACGGCCGCCCCTTCGACTGCTACGCCTCGCCGCAGGCCTCCCCGATCGTCGCCAACCTCGTGGAGGGCGTGCCGCACCCCTTCTTCTACTCGCTCGCCGACATGGGAGCTCTCCCCGACCACCCCCACAAGAACATCGCGCGCCTCCTCAAGGGCAAGCGGTTCCGCAAGCCCGACATCTCCGAGACCATCCAGGAGCTGCTCGCCGGGGAGGTGGGGAGGGGCGGGCCGTCCAGCGGGGTCGTGGTCGACGTGGGGGCCAATGTCGGCATGGCGTCGTTCGCGGCCGCCGTGATGGGGTTCCGGGTGGTGGCGTTCGAGCCCGTGTTCGAGAACCTGCAGCGGATTTGCGACGGGGTGTACCTCAACCGGGTGCAGGACCGTCTTGTGGTGTATCACGCCGCGGCTTCAGATCGACTTGGGAACATCACTATGCATAAG GTGATTGGCCGACTTGACAACAGTGCTATTTCTGCAACTGGTGCAAAGTTAGCATTCAAGTCTAATGAAGGAATTGCTGTTGTGGTTTCCACAATTCCATTGGATGAAGTCATTCCAGATACTGAGCGAGTTCTTATGATCAAAATTGATGTTCAAGGTTGGGAATACCATGTATTGAGAGGTGCATCGAAATTGCTTTCAAGGACAAGAGATGAAGCTCCCTATCTTATATATGAAGAAGATGAACGCCTGCTGCAGGCAAGCAACACCAGCACACAGGAGATAAGGGCATTTCTCTCTAGTGTTGGTTACAATGATTGTACACGGCGTGGCACTGATGCTCACTGTACAAAAGAATAG